Proteins from a genomic interval of Geodermatophilus obscurus DSM 43160:
- a CDS encoding DUF2182 domain-containing protein translates to MSAPAPARPTPDRGLAPAFAAVRARLGLVAVLFALAGVGWWWTARQMRGMDEGPWTGPGALGWFVGVWVVMMAAMMFPSVAPTVALYSRMTRQRSPLSPLLFTGGYLVTWTGAGLVAFALVTTVDRVTGDVLAWDRAGRWVAGATLVVAAVYELTPLKDVCLGKCRSPLGFLLGSWRDGRWGALRMGARHGAWCVGCCWALMASLFALGVMSVVWMAFVAGLIAIEKTLPWRRVATYGTAVVLLTLGVSLWLAPHGIPALTVPGDGLVEEMEPMGS, encoded by the coding sequence ATGAGCGCTCCGGCGCCGGCACGCCCCACCCCGGACCGCGGCCTCGCGCCGGCCTTCGCCGCCGTCCGTGCCCGACTGGGACTGGTCGCCGTCCTGTTCGCCCTCGCCGGTGTCGGCTGGTGGTGGACCGCCCGCCAGATGCGGGGGATGGACGAGGGGCCGTGGACCGGCCCGGGGGCGCTGGGCTGGTTCGTCGGTGTGTGGGTCGTGATGATGGCCGCGATGATGTTCCCGTCGGTCGCGCCGACGGTGGCGCTGTACTCCCGCATGACCAGACAGCGGTCCCCGCTGTCGCCCCTGCTCTTCACGGGGGGCTATCTGGTCACGTGGACCGGGGCGGGCCTGGTCGCCTTCGCGCTCGTGACCACCGTGGACAGGGTCACGGGAGACGTGCTCGCGTGGGACCGTGCCGGCCGGTGGGTCGCTGGTGCCACGCTCGTCGTCGCGGCGGTCTACGAGCTGACCCCGCTCAAGGACGTCTGCCTCGGCAAGTGTCGCAGCCCCCTCGGGTTCCTCCTCGGCTCCTGGCGCGACGGGCGCTGGGGTGCGCTGCGGATGGGTGCGAGGCACGGTGCCTGGTGTGTCGGCTGCTGCTGGGCGCTGATGGCGTCGCTGTTCGCGCTGGGCGTCATGAGTGTCGTCTGGATGGCCTTCGTCGCCGGGCTGATCGCCATCGAGAAGACCCTGCCGTGGCGCCGGGTGGCGACCTACGGGACCGCGGTCGTGCTGCTCACCCTCGGCGTCTCCCTGTGGCTGGCCCCACACGGGATCCCGGCCCTCACCGTGCCCGGCGACGGCCTGGTCGAGGAGATGGAGCCGATGGGCTCCTAG
- a CDS encoding DUF1326 domain-containing protein, with protein MAWNLEGSYAETCSCELMCPCNLSLDHGATYDYCRATLAFDIRQGEVDGTDVRGRRVVTIIDTPKVMTDGNWRLGMFVDDQATDEQFDKLVQVFGGQLGGPMGGLAPLVGEVVGVERAAITMTDDGLLHSVRVGDAIDFEVEDIVPFGKADGQPVRFDGMFHPAGSNLTMAEARRSRIDAFGIRYEGKTGLSTAEFSWAG; from the coding sequence ATGGCATGGAACCTCGAGGGCAGCTACGCCGAGACGTGCTCATGCGAGCTGATGTGCCCGTGCAACCTCTCGCTCGACCACGGCGCCACCTACGACTACTGCCGGGCGACCCTGGCCTTCGACATCCGCCAGGGCGAGGTCGACGGCACGGACGTCCGGGGTCGCAGGGTGGTGACGATCATCGACACCCCGAAGGTGATGACCGACGGCAACTGGCGTCTCGGCATGTTCGTCGACGACCAGGCCACGGACGAGCAGTTCGACAAGCTGGTCCAGGTCTTCGGCGGGCAGCTCGGCGGCCCGATGGGCGGGCTGGCGCCCCTCGTAGGTGAGGTCGTCGGCGTGGAACGGGCCGCCATCACGATGACCGACGACGGGCTGCTGCACAGCGTCCGTGTCGGGGACGCGATCGACTTCGAGGTCGAGGACATCGTGCCGTTCGGCAAGGCGGACGGTCAGCCGGTCCGGTTCGACGGCATGTTCCACCCCGCCGGGTCGAACCTGACGATGGCCGAGGCGCGGCGCTCGCGGATCGACGCCTTCGGCATCCGGTACGAGGGGAAGACCGGGCTCTCCACCGCGGAGTTCTCCTGGGCCGGGTGA
- a CDS encoding FAD-dependent oxidoreductase, whose protein sequence is MSADEDPGPPSPPPRLRVAVVGAGPAGIYTAEALTRQQEVPVAVDLIDRLPTPFGLVRHGIAPDHPKMRAIRDTLHRALDHPAVRFVGNVEIGRDLSCRELHAAVDAVVYTYGAALDRQLGIPGEELPGSLAATALVAWYTGHPDADRATVEAALARARSVVVVGVGNVALDVARVLARTPAELESTDMPQHVLDALAAAPVERVTVLGRRGPAQATFTTQELRELGELAEADVLVEPADLELDAAAEERVAADRVASRNLAVLRDWAAHAAQPGRATVTLRFFARPVRLLGEDRVTGVEVERTVVDADGRASGTGETTVLPADLVVRSVGYRGGELPELPLDPGRGTVPNDLGRVLRGGGPSPGEYVAGWIKRGPTGVVGTNKHDARETVATLLADVAAGVVRPGGSGDDDLVAALRANGADPVLLEDWRAIDAAEVALGATRGRARTTLHEWESLLAAVKEAAARVR, encoded by the coding sequence GTGTCGGCCGACGAAGACCCCGGTCCCCCGTCCCCTCCTCCGCGGCTGCGGGTGGCCGTCGTCGGCGCCGGCCCGGCGGGCATCTACACCGCCGAGGCGCTCACCCGGCAGCAGGAGGTCCCGGTCGCCGTCGACCTGATCGACCGGCTGCCCACCCCGTTCGGCCTGGTGCGGCACGGCATCGCCCCCGACCACCCGAAGATGCGCGCCATCCGCGACACGCTGCACCGGGCGCTGGACCACCCGGCGGTGCGCTTCGTCGGCAACGTGGAGATCGGCCGGGACCTCTCCTGCCGCGAGCTGCACGCCGCGGTGGACGCCGTCGTCTACACCTACGGCGCCGCGCTGGACCGGCAGCTGGGCATCCCCGGCGAGGAGCTGCCCGGCAGCCTCGCCGCCACCGCGCTGGTCGCCTGGTACACCGGCCACCCGGACGCCGACCGGGCGACGGTCGAGGCCGCGCTGGCACGTGCCCGCTCGGTCGTCGTCGTGGGGGTCGGCAACGTCGCGCTCGACGTGGCCCGCGTGCTGGCCCGCACCCCGGCCGAGCTGGAGTCCACCGACATGCCGCAGCACGTGCTCGACGCCCTCGCCGCCGCGCCGGTCGAGCGGGTCACCGTGCTCGGCCGCCGCGGCCCGGCGCAGGCCACCTTCACCACCCAGGAGCTGCGCGAGCTCGGGGAGCTGGCGGAGGCCGACGTGCTGGTGGAGCCGGCCGACCTGGAACTGGACGCCGCCGCCGAGGAGCGGGTGGCGGCCGACCGGGTGGCGTCGCGGAACCTCGCGGTGCTGCGCGACTGGGCCGCTCACGCGGCGCAGCCGGGCCGGGCGACGGTGACCCTGCGGTTCTTCGCCCGCCCGGTGCGCCTGCTCGGCGAGGACCGGGTGACCGGCGTCGAGGTCGAGCGCACCGTCGTGGACGCCGACGGCCGCGCCTCGGGCACCGGCGAGACGACCGTGCTGCCCGCCGACCTGGTGGTCCGCTCGGTCGGCTACCGCGGCGGCGAGCTGCCCGAGCTGCCGCTCGACCCGGGTCGCGGCACCGTCCCCAACGACCTGGGCCGGGTGCTGCGCGGCGGGGGGCCCTCCCCCGGCGAGTACGTGGCGGGGTGGATCAAGCGCGGGCCGACCGGGGTCGTGGGCACCAACAAGCACGACGCCCGCGAGACGGTCGCCACGCTGCTGGCCGACGTCGCGGCCGGCGTGGTCCGCCCCGGCGGCAGCGGGGACGACGACCTGGTCGCCGCGCTGCGCGCGAACGGTGCCGACCCGGTGCTGCTCGAGGACTGGCGGGCCATCGACGCCGCCGAGGTCGCCCTCGGGGCCACCCGCGGCCGGGCGCGGACGACGCTGCACGAGTGGGAGAGCCTGCTGGCCGCCGTGAAGGAGGCGGCCGCCCGGGTGCGCTGA
- a CDS encoding putative quinol monooxygenase has product MSVVVVATITPQSEHARAVREAVLSAVPQVHAEEGCERYAPHEARDGSLVMIEQWASPEALAAHGRGEPFTELSRQLEGKLAGTPELQVLSPVPTGDDAKGVL; this is encoded by the coding sequence GTGTCCGTCGTCGTCGTCGCCACCATCACCCCGCAGTCGGAGCACGCCCGGGCGGTCAGGGAGGCCGTGCTGTCCGCCGTTCCGCAGGTGCACGCGGAGGAGGGGTGCGAGCGCTACGCGCCGCACGAGGCACGCGACGGCTCCCTGGTCATGATCGAGCAGTGGGCGAGCCCGGAGGCGCTGGCCGCGCACGGCAGGGGCGAGCCGTTCACCGAGCTGTCGCGGCAGCTGGAGGGCAAGCTCGCCGGCACCCCGGAGCTGCAGGTGCTCAGTCCGGTCCCGACAGGGGACGACGCCAAGGGCGTTCTGTAG
- a CDS encoding Fpg/Nei family DNA glycosylase — MPEGHTLHRLARDQSLAFAGRPVHVTSPQGRFAAGAALLDDRVLDEVTAHGKHLFACFGADILHVHLGLYGSYTAGTGTPPPPRGALRMRWQGEGPDGLGVWTDLRGATACEVLAAPEVDRILDRLGPDPLRPRSDGAVAHRRIAGSRTAIGALLMDQSVLAGVGNVYRAEILFRHGVSPFRPGRDVDAGTWAAMWADLVVLMRAGVRMGRIVTTRPEHRTRRGGAVRREDAHYVYRRTGLPCRVCATPVQTQVMVGRNLYWCPVCQAV, encoded by the coding sequence GTGCCTGAGGGCCACACGCTGCACCGGCTGGCCCGGGACCAGTCGCTGGCGTTCGCCGGACGACCCGTGCACGTCACGAGTCCCCAGGGCCGCTTCGCCGCCGGCGCGGCGCTGCTCGACGACCGGGTGCTCGACGAGGTGACCGCCCACGGCAAGCACCTGTTCGCCTGCTTCGGCGCCGACATCCTGCACGTGCACCTGGGGCTGTACGGCAGCTACACCGCCGGCACCGGCACCCCGCCGCCCCCGCGCGGGGCGCTGCGGATGCGCTGGCAGGGCGAGGGCCCCGACGGCCTGGGTGTCTGGACCGACCTGCGCGGCGCCACCGCCTGCGAGGTCCTCGCCGCACCGGAGGTCGACCGCATCCTCGACCGGCTCGGGCCCGACCCGCTGCGGCCGCGCAGCGACGGCGCGGTCGCCCACCGGCGGATCGCCGGCAGCCGCACCGCGATCGGCGCGCTGCTCATGGACCAGTCGGTGCTCGCCGGCGTCGGCAACGTCTACCGCGCCGAGATCCTCTTCCGGCACGGCGTCTCGCCGTTCCGTCCGGGCCGGGACGTCGACGCCGGCACCTGGGCGGCGATGTGGGCGGACCTGGTGGTGCTCATGCGCGCCGGCGTCCGGATGGGCCGGATCGTCACCACCCGCCCGGAGCACCGCACCCGCCGCGGCGGCGCCGTCCGGCGGGAGGACGCGCACTACGTCTACCGGCGCACCGGGCTGCCCTGCCGGGTGTGCGCGACGCCGGTGCAGACCCAGGTGATGGTGGGCCGCAACCTCTACTGGTGCCCGGTCTGCCAGGCCGTCTGA
- a CDS encoding cryptochrome/photolyase family protein, translating to MPTALLWFRRDLRLADHPALLDAREAAGPDGAVVPVFVFDPRLWGPSGLPRRQFLLDCLADLGAQVDGALVMRSGDPARVLPDLVREVGAGSVHVSADTGPYGRERDAAVERALGDVPLVRTGSPYAVTPGRVTKSDGTPFRVFSPFARAWREHGWRDPAPRPDAVPWSTGVRSEDPPEVPGLDGVRLPPAGEAAASDAWRRFRAERLEGYKSTRNTPGSDGTSRLSAYLKYGCVHPRTLLADLEDLDSDSADSFRNELAWRDFYADVLWHRPESAREPLDERMHAMAYDTGPDADERFAAWARGRTGYPIVDAGMRQLLGEAYVHNRVRMIIASFLVKDLHVDWRRGARYFMQHLVDGDLASNNHGWQWVAGTGTDASPYYRVFNPTRQGREFDPDGDYVRRWVPELRDVPARHVHEPWLAPDGVPDGYPLPIVDHAEERRVALERYEQVRDR from the coding sequence GTGCCCACCGCGCTGCTCTGGTTCCGCCGCGACCTGAGGCTGGCCGACCACCCGGCCCTGCTCGACGCCCGCGAGGCGGCCGGGCCGGACGGCGCCGTCGTCCCGGTGTTCGTCTTCGACCCCCGGCTGTGGGGTCCCTCCGGCCTGCCGCGGCGGCAGTTCCTCCTGGACTGCCTCGCCGACCTCGGCGCGCAGGTGGACGGCGCCCTGGTGATGCGCAGCGGCGACCCGGCGCGCGTGCTGCCGGACCTGGTCCGCGAGGTGGGCGCGGGCAGCGTGCACGTCTCCGCCGACACCGGCCCCTACGGCCGGGAGCGCGACGCGGCGGTCGAGCGGGCACTGGGCGACGTGCCGCTCGTGCGCACCGGCTCCCCGTACGCGGTGACCCCGGGCCGGGTCACCAAGTCCGACGGGACGCCGTTCCGCGTCTTCTCCCCCTTCGCCCGCGCCTGGCGCGAGCACGGCTGGCGCGACCCGGCACCGCGGCCGGACGCGGTGCCCTGGAGCACCGGCGTCCGCTCCGAGGACCCGCCCGAGGTCCCCGGCCTGGACGGCGTCCGGCTGCCCCCGGCCGGTGAGGCCGCCGCCTCCGACGCCTGGCGGCGCTTCCGCGCCGAGCGGCTGGAGGGCTACAAGAGCACCCGCAACACCCCGGGCAGCGACGGCACCAGCCGGCTGTCGGCCTACCTCAAGTACGGCTGCGTGCACCCGCGCACGCTGCTGGCCGACCTCGAGGACCTCGACTCCGACTCCGCCGATAGCTTCCGCAACGAGCTGGCCTGGCGGGACTTCTACGCCGACGTCCTGTGGCACCGCCCGGAGTCCGCCCGCGAGCCCCTCGACGAGCGGATGCACGCGATGGCCTACGACACCGGCCCGGACGCCGACGAACGCTTCGCCGCCTGGGCCCGGGGCCGCACCGGCTACCCGATCGTCGACGCCGGGATGCGCCAGCTCCTCGGTGAGGCCTACGTGCACAACCGCGTGCGGATGATCATCGCGTCGTTCCTGGTCAAGGACCTGCACGTCGACTGGCGCCGCGGCGCCCGGTACTTCATGCAGCACCTCGTCGACGGCGACCTGGCCAGCAACAACCACGGCTGGCAGTGGGTCGCCGGCACCGGCACCGACGCCTCGCCCTACTACCGGGTCTTCAACCCCACCCGGCAGGGCCGGGAGTTCGACCCGGACGGCGACTACGTGCGCCGCTGGGTCCCCGAGCTGCGCGACGTCCCGGCGCGCCACGTGCACGAGCCGTGGCTCGCACCGGACGGCGTCCCCGACGGGTACCCGCTGCCGATCGTCGACCACGCCGAGGAGCGACGGGTGGCGCTGGAGCGCTACGAACAGGTCCGCGACCGCTGA
- a CDS encoding DUF4236 domain-containing protein has product MPFDFRLTKRLGPLHLHLSRRGISPSLHVGPVGYSPRGRRWSVRLPGPFRYVFSRRR; this is encoded by the coding sequence ATGCCCTTCGACTTCCGCCTGACCAAGCGCCTCGGACCCCTCCACCTGCACCTCAGCCGCCGCGGGATCTCGCCCAGCCTGCACGTGGGCCCGGTGGGTTACAGCCCCCGCGGACGCCGCTGGTCGGTGCGCCTGCCCGGGCCGTTCCGGTACGTGTTCTCGCGGCGCCGCTGA
- a CDS encoding alpha/beta hydrolase codes for MTTEKAPTLPPESAPLAPRRGPIRWIVATSLGVGLVAALVLVLVVFAGAREHVITGSALLGFALGWAVLAVLSIRLTTQPQRWAFVPAAGMAGTGLGLLVLAPGDGGLTAAGWVWPAVLLALAVWMGARIRRDLAAGCGRRLLYPVVVLMAVAAVGGMAGTVAVAGHRSPVAPGQSYDVGGYRMHLDCTGSGSPTVVLQGGLGSMSSSGGRVAPAVSRTTRVCAYDRAGQGWSDDSPHAPDGLQAAADLHTLLGRAGEDGPYVLVGHSTGGSYAMTYAARHPQQVAGVVLLDGADPYQVTAASTVADANAPAELALLPSLARLGIGHLVPASVWSSLPEPAAGQVQAFAASPRSWRNVRDEFAAMPALFGQAQALTTLGSTPLIVLTAAGHDADPRWSAAQERMAALSTNSSHRHADATHNALLDEERGAQASGRAIEDVVEAVRTGTPLEPA; via the coding sequence GTGACCACCGAGAAGGCACCCACCCTCCCGCCGGAATCCGCCCCGCTCGCACCGCGGCGAGGACCGATCCGGTGGATCGTCGCCACGTCCCTGGGCGTCGGCCTGGTCGCCGCGCTCGTCCTCGTGCTGGTGGTCTTCGCCGGGGCGCGCGAGCACGTCATCACCGGGTCGGCGCTGCTGGGCTTCGCACTTGGCTGGGCGGTGCTGGCGGTGCTGTCGATCCGGCTGACCACCCAGCCGCAGCGCTGGGCGTTCGTCCCGGCCGCCGGGATGGCCGGCACCGGGCTGGGGCTGCTGGTCCTCGCCCCGGGCGACGGTGGGCTGACCGCCGCCGGCTGGGTGTGGCCGGCGGTCCTCCTCGCACTCGCCGTCTGGATGGGCGCCCGCATCCGCCGTGACCTGGCCGCGGGCTGCGGCCGCCGGCTGCTCTACCCGGTCGTGGTGCTCATGGCCGTGGCAGCCGTGGGCGGCATGGCCGGGACCGTCGCGGTCGCCGGCCACCGCAGCCCCGTCGCGCCCGGGCAGTCCTACGACGTGGGCGGTTACCGGATGCACCTGGACTGCACCGGCTCCGGCAGTCCCACCGTCGTGCTGCAGGGCGGGCTCGGTTCCATGTCGTCGTCCGGGGGGCGCGTCGCGCCGGCCGTCAGCCGGACCACCCGGGTGTGCGCCTACGACCGCGCCGGGCAGGGCTGGAGCGACGACTCGCCGCACGCGCCGGATGGCCTGCAGGCCGCCGCCGATCTGCACACCCTGCTCGGCCGGGCCGGCGAGGACGGGCCGTACGTGCTCGTCGGGCACTCGACCGGCGGCAGCTACGCGATGACCTACGCCGCCCGCCATCCCCAGCAGGTCGCCGGGGTGGTCCTGCTGGACGGTGCCGACCCCTACCAGGTCACCGCCGCCTCCACCGTGGCCGACGCGAACGCCCCTGCCGAGCTCGCGCTGCTGCCCAGCCTCGCTCGACTCGGCATCGGGCACCTCGTCCCGGCCTCCGTGTGGTCCAGCCTGCCCGAGCCGGCAGCCGGACAGGTCCAGGCGTTCGCGGCCAGTCCCCGCAGCTGGCGGAACGTCCGTGACGAGTTCGCCGCCATGCCTGCGCTGTTCGGCCAAGCTCAGGCGCTCACCACCCTCGGGAGTACGCCGCTAATCGTCCTCACCGCCGCAGGGCACGACGCGGACCCGCGGTGGTCCGCCGCGCAGGAGCGGATGGCCGCGCTGTCCACGAACAGCAGCCACCGCCACGCGGACGCCACGCACAACGCCCTGCTGGACGAGGAGCGCGGAGCCCAGGCGTCCGGGCGGGCCATCGAAGACGTCGTCGAGGCGGTGCGCACCGGCACACCGCTCGAGCCGGCCTGA
- a CDS encoding MFS transporter: MGPDTDAGRVAVLVGLLFGLAGMGSAAVAVTMPEIAADLDLTTGGVSWVLTLYALMLAVATAVYGRVADLAGIRLPFLVGVGLMTAGAVLGGLAPTYEVLLGARVLQGLGASAVPVLGMAIVTAKYDGRVRALALGRVAGMAAAVGALGPLAGGLVADLLDWRAVVVLPALGLLVVPALWRAVPTRGTGARLDVLGAILVAGTAAGLVLLLQSPSSGVVVAIAGVVLLGLGVPAVAARVRRRPEGFLPHTVIREPVVVRSALAASAVPAAWFALLIAVPAVLALRGWSPLEVGLALVPSAFTGLLGPRLAGPMLARLGPNRSLAVAGVTAGAALALAALGAAAGSATVLVCAVVLVTFAFGLGQPALMAAVSGAVPVDVRGVALGIAMLVFLVGGGIGSAIVGGFGEVFGLDRSLLLLAVFPLAGTLGLVGSIRAERSARSARGPDGQDPDVRLGDGR, translated from the coding sequence GTGGGCCCTGACACTGACGCCGGCCGCGTCGCCGTGCTCGTCGGTCTGCTGTTCGGACTTGCCGGCATGGGCAGCGCCGCCGTCGCCGTCACGATGCCCGAGATCGCAGCTGACCTGGACTTGACCACCGGTGGCGTTTCGTGGGTGCTCACCCTCTACGCCCTGATGCTCGCGGTGGCGACGGCGGTCTACGGGCGCGTGGCCGACCTCGCTGGCATCCGCCTGCCATTTCTCGTAGGTGTTGGGCTCATGACCGCCGGCGCCGTGCTCGGAGGTCTCGCGCCGACGTACGAGGTCCTGCTCGGAGCGCGGGTGCTGCAGGGCTTGGGCGCCTCCGCCGTCCCGGTGCTCGGCATGGCCATCGTCACCGCCAAGTACGACGGACGGGTTCGCGCCCTCGCCCTCGGCCGTGTCGCCGGAATGGCGGCTGCGGTCGGTGCACTCGGCCCGCTGGCCGGCGGCCTCGTTGCGGACCTCCTGGACTGGCGCGCCGTCGTTGTCCTCCCCGCGTTGGGACTGCTCGTCGTCCCTGCGCTGTGGCGTGCGGTCCCGACGAGGGGGACCGGCGCCCGGCTCGACGTGCTCGGCGCGATCCTGGTGGCTGGCACCGCGGCGGGGCTCGTGCTGCTCCTGCAGTCCCCGTCCTCCGGTGTCGTCGTCGCCATAGCGGGCGTGGTTCTCCTGGGGCTCGGTGTCCCCGCTGTGGCGGCCCGCGTCCGCCGCCGGCCCGAGGGATTCCTCCCGCACACAGTCATTCGCGAGCCGGTCGTCGTCCGCAGTGCCCTGGCGGCCTCCGCGGTTCCGGCGGCGTGGTTTGCCTTGCTGATCGCCGTGCCGGCGGTCCTCGCACTGCGGGGATGGTCGCCGCTCGAGGTCGGCCTTGCCCTCGTGCCCAGCGCCTTCACCGGTCTCCTGGGGCCGCGGCTGGCGGGGCCGATGCTCGCCCGCCTCGGACCCAACCGGTCGCTCGCGGTGGCCGGGGTCACGGCGGGAGCCGCTCTCGCCCTGGCCGCCCTTGGCGCCGCTGCGGGGTCCGCCACGGTCCTGGTCTGCGCAGTCGTCCTCGTGACCTTCGCCTTCGGTCTCGGCCAGCCGGCGCTGATGGCCGCGGTCAGCGGAGCGGTACCGGTCGACGTCCGTGGGGTCGCGCTGGGCATCGCCATGCTCGTCTTCCTCGTCGGTGGGGGTATCGGGTCCGCGATCGTCGGAGGATTCGGCGAGGTGTTCGGGCTGGACCGGAGCCTGCTCCTCCTCGCGGTCTTCCCCCTTGCCGGCACCCTCGGGCTTGTGGGGTCGATCCGCGCCGAGCGCTCGGCACGATCGGCCCGCGGTCCGGACGGGCAGGACCCTGACGTGCGGCTCGGAGACGGCCGCTAG